A genomic window from Chloroflexota bacterium includes:
- a CDS encoding efflux RND transporter periplasmic adaptor subunit: MTERRGPASPSHRVDTEAAPSVNGARPGRALPPRPGRTGVSQATRMRAAILGMVLVVALAGTVWLVMAPGSAPPAAPTPAAQALTAHGLVQPIARATIGSINGGVVEQLPVAVGQTVEDKQLVARLNLQGQPELLSAPWHGVVTGVNVRLGDTVAPGASILTIADLSRYQVETTDVDEYLIGHIYPGQTVTMSVEALDQAQIDGVVKTVSLQQQQSASGANYPIVIDLGHQRPDLRPGMTVRITFLEPPS; this comes from the coding sequence ATGACGGAACGACGAGGCCCTGCGAGCCCCTCGCATCGCGTGGACACGGAGGCAGCCCCATCGGTGAACGGCGCGCGACCGGGACGTGCGTTGCCGCCGAGGCCCGGTCGGACCGGAGTGAGCCAGGCGACGCGAATGCGCGCGGCCATCCTCGGCATGGTCCTGGTTGTGGCACTGGCGGGGACGGTCTGGCTGGTCATGGCGCCCGGCTCCGCTCCACCAGCAGCCCCCACGCCGGCTGCCCAGGCACTCACGGCCCATGGGTTGGTCCAGCCGATCGCGCGCGCAACAATCGGGTCCATCAACGGCGGGGTTGTTGAGCAGCTTCCTGTCGCGGTCGGTCAGACCGTGGAAGACAAGCAGCTCGTGGCTCGTCTCAACCTTCAGGGGCAGCCAGAGCTGCTATCGGCGCCCTGGCATGGCGTCGTCACCGGCGTCAACGTCCGTCTCGGCGATACCGTCGCCCCAGGCGCGTCGATTCTTACCATCGCGGATCTCAGCCGCTATCAGGTAGAGACCACCGATGTTGACGAGTACCTGATCGGGCACATCTATCCCGGCCAGACCGTCACCATGTCGGTCGAGGCGCTCGATCAGGCGCAGATCGACGGAGTCGTGAAAACGGTATCGCTGCAGCAACAGCAATCTGCCAGCGGCGCCAACTACCCGATCGTCATCGACCTGGGCCATCAGCGGCCCGATCTGCGGCCGGGCATGACCGTGCGTATCACATTCCTCGAGCCGCCGAGTTAA